From Pseudomonadota bacterium, a single genomic window includes:
- a CDS encoding ABC transporter substrate-binding protein, translating into MRHARHPLILLAALSLIGVTGHAAAARTDGPLIKVRRTNDQIAMLLRKQTRGRAPKPIDRELTRVVAQFLDFPELARLALGRHWEKRTNAERQEFSELLRQLIERNYLKQLRSNLNYAVRYLGEEIVGDKAAITTAIDVKRKGRSEALQIQYKMRQGTDGWMVYDVITDDVSVVRNYRSQFNRIIQRQSYGALVEKLRSKLKDPA; encoded by the coding sequence ATGCGCCACGCCCGGCATCCGCTGATCTTGCTGGCAGCGCTCTCGTTGATCGGCGTCACGGGGCACGCGGCGGCCGCGCGCACCGACGGGCCGCTGATCAAGGTAAGGCGCACCAACGACCAGATCGCGATGCTGCTGCGCAAACAGACGCGCGGCCGCGCCCCCAAGCCGATCGATCGCGAGCTGACTCGCGTCGTCGCGCAGTTCCTCGATTTCCCCGAGCTCGCGCGGCTGGCCCTCGGCCGACACTGGGAGAAGCGCACCAACGCCGAGCGTCAGGAGTTCAGCGAGCTGCTGCGCCAGCTGATCGAACGCAACTACCTCAAGCAGCTGCGCTCGAATCTGAACTACGCCGTCCGCTACCTCGGAGAGGAGATCGTCGGCGACAAGGCCGCGATCACCACGGCGATCGACGTCAAGCGCAAGGGGCGTAGCGAAGCGCTGCAGATCCAGTACAAGATGCGCCAAGGCACCGATGGCTGGATGGTCTACGATGTCATCACCGACGACGTCAGCGTGGTCCGCAACTACCGCTCGCAGTTCAACCGCATCATCCAGCGGCAGTCGTATGGCGCACTCGTCGAGAAGCTGCGGAGCAAGCTCAAGGACCCGGCCTAG